From Rutidosis leptorrhynchoides isolate AG116_Rl617_1_P2 chromosome 3, CSIRO_AGI_Rlap_v1, whole genome shotgun sequence, a single genomic window includes:
- the LOC139900505 gene encoding uncharacterized protein, whose protein sequence is MGGPKKKNDKVTNTAARVLRNRKVAVESPESQKEDDDVENKFGDSDLDRNSVQRESKEAEVSKFSDAINKKVDDDHVSVHDEDSDDDDGHTKQSNDKEETSHETQTETPVTNIPSISYVKVVAGLTKEKAVNFMFIEQEQPQDDSIDVLITVESVQEATKRYTNTLYGYFLGRRVAFPVVQNYAMNTWKKYGVEKVMMNAKGFFFFKFSSKEGMINVMQNGPRMIRTMPIILNVWSSNVSLTKEDLTKVPVWVKLHDVPLTGFTEMGLSIIASKIGRPMMLDSYTSNMCLESWGRPNFARAMIEVSADKELRNTIKVGTPNDNGTNTMDVVTIEYEWKPPRCSCCKVFGHRDSQCPKQIIKEAVKTKQVDDDGFTQVVNKKHTDKTGDKPKQVSFQVGKGKQTLVYRPKQKVDVEKPKLRTCPSSSTVKTSNTFGVLNAENYSGGDNDKSLGINLNLMDEDSDVEVNDDETSRFVASKISEGASTPGNIRGLIQIPKQKEVRDVVVSNKLCVCIVLESHVSISRLNDICNLVFPNWCWSSNNNVCLNGTRIIVGWDPGVVQLVFIDMTDQVVHCVVKTLNGNWESFVSFVYADNYYIQRRHLWNSLLLHKRYVGNKPWVLLGDFNVALDIEESTASSSSCTLAMLEFRECIDNLNMADVNHGGFQYTWNQRPNSDTGILKKIDRVLANDVFISNFMNAHVIFQPYRISNHCPAVLKIPVGLKSNPKPFKFSNYIVNHENFKMVVEEEWQANVQGHLMYRVVKKLRNLKKPIRKLMWSKGNLHDRVLRCRGVLDDARKALDNDPFSSHARSHASQALKDYNLAIIEEESFLKQKSKIEWLGVGDHNSSYFHKVVKGRANRNRIVSIQDDQGNMLEGDDVTKLFVQHYTNFLGSTSVCDDLHDPSSLFTKKISHQNAMHMIRPISDDEVKKAIFGIGDNKSPGPDGYSALLKEINNTTITLLPKVHVPNKVTDFRPISCCNVIYKCISKIISNRIKSSLDDVVSKNQSAFISGLRIADNVLLTQEIMKNYHLDRGIPRCAFKVDIQKAYDTVDWKFLESALTWFSFPRLMIKWIMTCVSTTTYSICINGDLHGFFKGKRGLWQGDPMSPYLFTLVMEVLTLMLKRNVERSTMFKYHPKCKKHHIEKLIRGFLWCQGELKRGKAKVRWDDVCLPKEEGGLGIKRLKSWNTALMASLLWRLLTAKNLIWVDWVRYYKLADRSLWEIGIDANASWSWHKLLQIRPLVRYSFMYQVGNGHTPLVWFDIWSNVGPLVDIIPIEVIVNDGFYKYDKVCDVIGPNGAVWPIDWPLRFPALQSITLPVFSSQDGKLVFKGHNDSLKSGSVAAIWDAIRPRAPLVNWFKVVWFNQCIPKHAFIMWLLMGERLKTQDKLKPWDFCANPVLLCVFCNQCMDSHEHLFFKCSYPSLVWHRMCALIQLDMVDDWKLCRDVLIPVANRNSSTVVVAKLCYAAAVYFIWQERNNRLFKRKSKSVEQLFEMIRSNVRLKLMSILFKDSARVHQLKVDWQLG, encoded by the exons ATGGGAGGCCCAAAGAAAAAGAATGATAAGGTTACGAATACTGCAGCTAGGGTTTTGAGGAATAGAAAAGTTGCTGTTGAATCGCCTGAATCGCAGAAGGAGGATGACGATGTGGAAAATAAATTTGGTGACTCTGATCTAGATCGTAATTCGGTGCAAAGAGAGAGTAAGGAGGCAGAAGTTAGCAAGTTTTCTGATGCAATTAATAAGAAGGTTGATGATGATCATGTAAGTGTCCACGATGAGGACTCTGATGATGATGATGGGCATACGAAACAGTCAAACGATAAAGAAGAAACATCCCATGAAACACAAACTGAAACTCCTGTTACGAATATCCCATCAATCTCATATGTTAAGGTTGTTGCTGGTTTAACGAAAGAAAAGGCTGTTAACTTCATGTTCATTGAGCAGGAACAACCTCAGGATGATTCTATTGACGTGTTGATTACAGTCGAGTCTGTTCAAGAAGCGACTAAAAGGTATACGAACACTTTGTATGGTTATTTTCTGGGACGTAGAGTGGCGTTCCCGGTTGTCCAAAACTATGCTATGAATACTTGGAAGAAATATGGGGTTGAGAAAGTTATGATGAATGCAAAAGGGTTCTTTTTCTTTAAGTTTTCTTCTAAAGAAGGTATGATAAACGTTATGCAAAATGGTCCCAGGATGATTAGAACAATGCCGATCATATTGAATGTGTGGTCATCAAATGTTTCGCTTACAAAAGAAGATTTAACCAAAGTTCCAGTTTGGGTCAAATTGCATGATGTCCCTTTAACCGGATTCACTGAAATGGGGCTAAGCATTATCGCTTCAAAAATTGGTAGACCAATGATGCTTGATTCGTATACGAGTAATATGTGTTTAGAGTCATGGGGTCGTCCAAATTTTGCTCGGGCTATGATTGAAGTATCAGCAGATAAGGAGTtaagaaatactattaaagttGGTACACCTAATGATAACGGTACTAATACCATGGATGTTGTTACAATCGAGTACGAGTGGAAACCACCTCGTTGTTCCTGTTGCAAAGTCTTCGGTCATCGTGATTCACAATGTCCAAAGCAGATTATAAAGGAGGCTGTTAAAACCAAGCAAGTTGATGATGACGGTTTCACTCAGGTTGTAAATAAGAAGCATACGGACAAGACTGGGGATAAGCCCAAGCAGGTTAGTTTTCAAGTTGGTAAAGGAAAGCAAACTCTTGTTTATAGGCCCAAGCAAAAGGTAGATGTTGAAAAGCCTAAACTACGAACATGTCCATCATCTTCTACTGTTAAAACTTCAAATACATTTGGTGTGTTAAATGCCGAGAACTACAGTGGGGGTGATAATGATAAGAGCTTGGGTATTAATTTAAACCTTATGGATGAAGATAGTGATGTTGAGGTCAATGATGATGAGACCTCTAGATTTGTAGCATCGAAAATATCTGAGGGGGCAAGCACTCCCGGCAATATAAGGGGTTTGATCCAAATTCCTAAACAAAAGGAGGTTCGTGATGTTGTGGTAAGTAATAAGCTTTGTGTTTGCATTGTCTTAGAGTCTCACGTCTCTATTTCTAGATTAAATGACATTTGTAATTTGGTGTTTCCGAATTGGTGTTGGTCGTCTAATAATAATGTGTGTCTGAATGGTACTCGCATTATTGTGGGATGGGATCCGGGGGTGGTTCAGTTGGTGTTTATTGATATGACAGATCAAGTTGTTCATTGTGTGGTTAAGACCCTTAATGGTAATTGGGAGAGTTTTGTGTCCTTCGTTTATGCTGATAACTACTATATCCAGAGGCGTCATTTATGGAATAGTTTGTTGTTACATAAAAGGTATGTTGGTAATAAACCATGGGTGTTATTAGGTGACTTTAACGTTGCTCTTGATATCGAAGAATCCACAGCTAGCTCTTCGAGCTGCACTTTAGCAATGCTTGAATTCCGAGAATGTATCGATAACTTGAACATGGCTGATGTGAATCATGGTGGTTTTCAGTATACGTGGAATCAGCGGCCAAATTCAGATACGGGTATCCTAAAAAAGATTGACCGAGTGCTTGCAAATGATGTGTTTATTAGTAACTTTATGAATGCGCATGTTATTTTTCAACCGTATCGTATCTCCAATCACTGTCCCGCGGTTCTTAAAATTCCAGTGGGTCTGAAAAGTAATCCAAAGCCGTTTAAATTTAGTAACTATATTGTTAATCATGAAAATTTTAAGATGGTTGTTGAAGAAGAGTGGCAGGCGAATGTTCAAGGGCATTTGATGTACCGGGTTGTGAAAAAATTGCGCAACCTAAAGAAACCAATTAGAAAATTGATGTGGAGTAAAGGTAATCTTCATGATAGAGTGTTACGATGTAGGGGTGTTTTGGACGATGCCCGGAAAGCCTTAGATAATGACCCATTTTCGAGCCATGCACGTAGCCATGCTTCTCAAGCTTTGAAAGATTATAATCTTGCCATAATAGAAGAAGAGAGCTTTCTTAAACAAAAATCCAAAATCGAATGGCTTGGGGTTGGTGATCACAATTCGAGTTATTTCCATAAGGTTGTGAAAGGACGAGCGAACAGAAATCGTATAGTTTCTATTCAAGATGATCAAGGTAATATGCTTGAAGGTGATGATGTGACCAAATTGTTTGTTCAACACTATACTAATTTTCTTGGCAGTACATCGGTTTGTGACGATTTGCATGATCCTAGCTCACTTTTTACTAAGAAAATTTCTCATCAGAATGCTATGCACATGATACGTCCTATTTCGGATGATGAAGTTAAGAAGGCTATTTTTGGGATTGGTGATAATAAATCTCCTGGACCCGATGGTTATTCCGCG TTGCTGAAGGAGATTAATAACACCACTATCACTCTTTTACCTAAAGTTCATGTTCCAAACAAAGTTACTGATTTTCGTCCAATTTCGTGTTGCAATGTCATTTATAAATGTATTAGCAAGATTATATCAAATCGTATAAAAAGCAGTCTGGATGATGTTGTGAGTAAGAATCAATCTGCTTTTATCTCGGGGCTTCGGATAGCCGATAATGTTCTCCTTACTCAGGAAATTATGAAAAATTATCATCTTGATCGTGGTATCCCACGTTGTGCGTTTAAAGTAGACATCCAAAAAGCTTACGATACGGTTGATTGGAAATTTTTGGAGTCTGCTCTTACTTGGTTCAGTTTCCCTCGTTTGATGATCAAATGGATCATGACTTGTGTTTCTACGACGACTTATTCCATTTGTATTAATGGGGATCTCCATGGATTTTTTAAGGGTAAACGGGGGCTTTGGCAGGGTGACCCAATGTCTCCGTACTTATTCACGCTTGTTATGGAAGTCCTTACGTTAATGCTAAAAAGGAATGTTGAGCGATCGACTATGTTCAAATATCACCCAAAGTGCAAGAAACATC ATATCGAGAAGCTTATACGTGGTTTCCTTTGGTGCCAAGGTGAGCTTAAACGTGGTAAGGCTAAGGTCCGGTGGGATGATGTGTGTTTACCTAAAGAAGAAGGAGGGCTCGGTATTAAAAGATTAAAATCTTGGAATACGGCTCTTATGGCTTCTCTTCTTTGGCGTTTATTGACAGCAAAGAATTTGATTTGGGTTGATTGGGTCAGATATTACAAGCTTGCTGATCGTAGCTTATGGGAGATAGGGATTGACGCTAATGCCTCGTGGAGTTGGCATAAACTGTTACAGATTCGCCCCTTAGTTCGTTATTCTTTTATGTACCAGGTGGGTAATGGTCACACGCCTTTAGTTTGGTTCGATATTTGGTCTAATGTAGGTCCGTTAGTTGATATTATTCCTATTGAGGTTATCGTCAACGACGGGTTCTATAAATATGACAaagtttgtgatgttattggtCCGAATGGTGCTGTTTGGCCGATAGATTGGCCTCTTCGTTTCCCTGCTTTGCAATCGATTACCCTTCCAGTTTTCTCTTCACAAGATGGTAAATTAGTGTTTAAAGGGCATAATGATTCGTTGAAGTCGGGGTCTGTTGCTGCTATTTGGGATGCTATTCGCCCGAGAGCTCCCTTGGTGAATTGGTTCAAGGTTGTTTGGTTTAATCAATGTATCCCGAAACATGCTTTTATTATGTGGTTGTTAATGGGAGAAAGGCTAAAGACTCAGGATAAGCTAAAACCATGGGATTTTTGTGCTAATCCGGTGTTATTGTGCGTTTTTTGTAATCAATGCATGGATTCTCATGAGCATCTGTTCTTCAAATGTTCGTACCCTAGCCTTGTTTGGCATCGCATGTGTGCATTAATTCAGCTTGATATGGTTGATGATTGGAAGTTGTGTAGAGATGTTTTGATTCCAGTAGCTAATCGCAATTCTTCTACGGTTGTGGTGGCGAAGTTGTGCTATGCAGCTGCAGTGTATTTTATTTGGCAAGAGAGGAACAATCGCTTGTTCAAAAGGAAATCTAAATCGGTGGAGCAGCTATTCGAGATGATTAGATCGAATGTTAGACTAAAGTTGATGTCTATTCTCTTCAAAGATTCAGCTCGAGTTCATCAATTGAAAGTAGACTGGCAATTAGGCTAG